The following are from one region of the Acidobacteriota bacterium genome:
- a CDS encoding TolC family protein: protein MRVSVNSSITRLRAVALILLLSLAAPVSTGAQIVKLAQAPAQETKQTDSSGAQAPRVGVDESRPLALTLFDAVKMALAQNREIEVERINVRQAEYDVFAARGATDISLGASSFHEHRTVPVGSVLAGGPNGSLTTKSLNYDFTAQQLLPTGALWLAGFTNSRADGNSQFASLNPQYTTALNIQIRQPMLRNFSIDDARRRIRIASRALDLSDSLFRQKAIDIIARAQRSYWDLVFALRDVQIQRESVDLAKTQLERNKRMVNEGTIAPIELVSVEAELEKRSENVLTAIETVTRAENALKQLLLGDREATVWNQPIIPTEAPDLRAVSFALADAVASALANRPELAQNNLRQEVNKVEVKYLDSQTKPQVDLIASYTSTGLSGTPALTGNPFASTTTLLLDRVNELSGLAGLTPVAVPPSSELPGFLVGGYGKSLQNLFSNDFRTFRFGVAFSFPLRNRTAEGQLGRAVAEGRKIGSLRKTLEQTIEVEVRNAVQAVETGRLRVETARASREAAEKQSESETRRFQAGLSTTYFVLERQNALSQAKGRELKSMTDYSKALAELQRVMGTTLTSANVQVTSAPNK, encoded by the coding sequence ATGAGAGTTTCGGTCAATTCATCAATCACTCGGCTGCGAGCCGTCGCTTTGATTCTTTTGTTGTCGCTGGCGGCGCCGGTCTCAACCGGCGCACAGATAGTCAAGCTCGCGCAGGCTCCGGCGCAAGAGACGAAGCAAACGGACTCATCGGGGGCACAAGCGCCGCGAGTCGGCGTTGACGAGAGCCGGCCGCTCGCCCTCACGCTGTTCGACGCGGTGAAGATGGCGCTCGCACAGAATCGCGAGATCGAAGTCGAACGCATCAACGTGCGCCAGGCTGAGTACGACGTGTTCGCCGCGCGCGGCGCAACCGACATTTCGCTGGGCGCCTCGAGCTTCCACGAGCATAGAACGGTGCCGGTCGGCTCGGTGTTGGCAGGAGGGCCGAACGGAAGCCTTACGACAAAATCGTTGAACTACGACTTCACTGCGCAGCAGTTGCTGCCGACCGGCGCGTTGTGGCTGGCAGGATTCACCAACTCGCGAGCGGACGGTAACAGTCAGTTCGCCTCGCTGAATCCGCAATACACCACAGCTCTGAACATCCAGATTCGGCAGCCGATGCTTCGCAACTTCTCGATTGACGATGCGCGGCGCCGCATTCGAATCGCCAGCCGGGCGCTAGATCTTTCCGACAGCCTGTTTCGACAGAAGGCCATCGATATCATCGCTCGCGCTCAGCGGTCGTACTGGGACCTGGTGTTTGCGTTGAGAGACGTGCAAATACAGCGCGAGTCCGTTGATCTCGCGAAGACGCAGCTCGAACGAAACAAACGAATGGTCAACGAGGGTACAATCGCGCCGATTGAGCTTGTTTCCGTTGAAGCCGAGTTGGAGAAGCGAAGCGAGAACGTGTTGACCGCGATCGAAACCGTGACCCGCGCAGAGAACGCGCTCAAGCAACTGCTGCTGGGCGATAGAGAGGCGACCGTGTGGAATCAGCCCATCATTCCGACCGAGGCTCCCGACCTGCGCGCGGTCAGCTTCGCGCTGGCCGACGCGGTCGCTTCCGCGCTGGCAAACAGGCCGGAGCTTGCCCAGAACAACTTGAGGCAAGAGGTCAACAAGGTCGAGGTGAAATACCTGGACAGTCAGACAAAGCCTCAAGTTGATCTGATCGCTTCATACACTTCAACGGGACTGAGCGGCACTCCTGCGTTGACCGGCAACCCATTCGCCTCGACAACGACGTTGTTGCTCGATCGTGTGAACGAATTGTCGGGTCTGGCGGGTCTTACACCGGTCGCGGTTCCGCCAAGCTCAGAGTTGCCTGGATTCTTGGTGGGCGGCTACGGCAAGAGCCTTCAGAATCTGTTCAGCAATGACTTTCGCACGTTCAGGTTTGGCGTGGCGTTCAGTTTTCCTTTGAGAAATCGCACGGCCGAGGGACAACTGGGCCGCGCGGTGGCTGAAGGACGCAAGATCGGCTCGCTGCGAAAGACGCTCGAGCAAACAATCGAGGTCGAGGTTCGCAACGCTGTTCAAGCGGTCGAGACCGGCCGGCTGCGCGTGGAAACCGCCCGAGCGTCGCGCGAGGCCGCCGAGAAGCAGAGCGAGAGCGAAACCCGGCGGTTTCAAGCGGGGCTTTCTACCACGTACTTTGTGTTAGAGAGGCAGAACGCCTTGTCACAAGCAAAAGGGCGCGAGCTCAAGTCGATGACCGACTACAGCAAGGCACTAGCGGAGCTACAGCGGGTGATGGGAACGACTTTGACTTCGGCGAACGTGCAGGTGACCTCTGCACCCAATAAGTAG